The genomic stretch CTATGCCCCGAGCCCGTCTTTTCAAACCTATTAGGGATCCCTCTATTTATTTTGGGAGGTGTTTTGAATCGTATCTATCCTTCCTCAACAATTACAGATCTGATGGATGAGTTAAGGCTCGGTCTGAACGATTTAAAAGATGTAGTGTAAAAATTTTGTTATAAATCTCAGTGAGGGAGGATTCGATGAGTTACCTTATGATTCTATATTAGAAAAGGAATTGTCGCAAAGGTGGTCGAGTAATTATGTGGAATGGGTATGGTTCAAACTTAAAGATTTGGTTACCATTTATACCTGCTTACACAGTCTTGGCACTATTTGAAACCTCACTCACCCTTTACGTTGTAGAATCTCTAAAGCAGGATTTGATCTATGTAGGAATCCTCATGATGGTGGGTGAAGCGGTCTTCATTCCAGCATCCGCATTCTGGGGCTATCTATGTGATTACCTAAAGCGTTACAAAGTATTCTTAACGATCCCTTTCTTATTTATGGGTATGATAACATTCTCCATTAATTATATAAAGGATCCCTATATTCTGTTGCTGATTTATGGTGTATTCTCTTTATTCCTCTCTATGCATAGACCGGCTGTGAGCCTCTTCATCGCCGAGTCGAGCTCCTTTGATGAATGGTTACAAGTAATGTCACTATACATGTTGATAAGAAGTATTACATCATCGATAGGCTTCCTCTTAGGCACTCTTTGCTCAAACATCCCATACTCTTTGATATTTATCGGTATAGGCATTCTTTACCTATTGTCTTTTATCCTTTCATCACTTATGATCTATGAACCTCAACTCAAGATCGAGAGAAAGATTACATCCATCGATAGAAGGTTAAATGTGATAAACTATTCATTGAGCCTCCTTCGATTCGCCGACGATCCGAATTACTCATCTTACGTACTCAAGATGGTTTCACGACTTCAAGGGACGGGTTTTATAAGATTTCTCATCGGTGTATTACTATTTACATTGGCCACGAGTCTGATATTTACACCCATGCCCATCATTCTCAAACAGGCATTCGCCGAGCGATCTACAATATTTCTAATCCTCTTCGCCAATTCACTCGCATCCTCCCTAACCTATCTCTTCATCGGTAAGTTGATAGGGTATGGTATGAGAAGCGTTAGAATGAGTTGTTTATCGAGGAGTATTATAACATTGATACTCATTCCATTTCTTCTCAATCCTTCACCCTCCTCACTCATCGTAGTTTCCATTCTCCTTGCATCTATGGGTGTAATGTGGGCACTCTTCGATCTATCAACGAACTACCTATCGTTAGAACTCAGCCCTTACGGTGGAGTGGGTGTATACTTTTCATTATCCAAACTCGGATCTGTAATAGGGGCGTTTTTGGGAGGCTTCTTGACCGCCTCATACGGTTTGGCAACGATGCTCTTAACTGGATGTGTAATCTTTCTTACTGCCCTTATAGCATTCCTATCGATAAGAGAGCATCCATAAAAATCATCGAATCGATCATCAAATAGATCGGTCTTATCACACATTCACAGTAAAATGAGTAAAACTTGAAGAATGATT from Nitrososphaerales archaeon encodes the following:
- a CDS encoding MFS transporter — its product is MWNGYGSNLKIWLPFIPAYTVLALFETSLTLYVVESLKQDLIYVGILMMVGEAVFIPASAFWGYLCDYLKRYKVFLTIPFLFMGMITFSINYIKDPYILLLIYGVFSLFLSMHRPAVSLFIAESSSFDEWLQVMSLYMLIRSITSSIGFLLGTLCSNIPYSLIFIGIGILYLLSFILSSLMIYEPQLKIERKITSIDRRLNVINYSLSLLRFADDPNYSSYVLKMVSRLQGTGFIRFLIGVLLFTLATSLIFTPMPIILKQAFAERSTIFLILFANSLASSLTYLFIGKLIGYGMRSVRMSCLSRSIITLILIPFLLNPSPSSLIVVSILLASMGVMWALFDLSTNYLSLELSPYGGVGVYFSLSKLGSVIGAFLGGFLTASYGLATMLLTGCVIFLTALIAFLSIREHP